DNA sequence from the Deltaproteobacteria bacterium genome:
CGTACCCGGCGCGAGGATCAAGGAAGGCTACTCGGGCCACTGGGGCGGCCTCGACGTCACCAAGGCCGCCGAAACGCTCGGCTTCGTGGCCGCGCATGTCTGGCGCGACTACCTGAACCCCGACGGCACCGCCAAGACTCCGGCTCCCTCCGAGCCGGAGTGACGCCTGACGACCCCTTCTTCCCGCGGGCGGCCGTCACGGACCAGCCCGGTGTTCCGCGTCGCCGGGCTGGCTCACCCCGTCGCTACGCCAGCGCCACGACGTCGACCTCCACCAACGCCGCTTTCGGCAGCCCCGCCACCGCCACCGTTGTGCGGGCGGGCTTGCTGGAACCCAGGTAGCCCTCGTAGATGGCGTTGACGGCGCCGAAGTCGGCCATGTCGTTCAGGTAGATGGTCGTTTTCACGGCATTGTCCCAGGAGGTGCCGGCGGCTTCCAGGACCGCGGTGACGTTGTCCAGGACCCGGCGCGCCTGGTCTTCCACGCCCCCCGCCACCAACTCGCCGGTCTCGGGCACCAGCGCGATCTGTCCCGCGGTGTAGACGAACCCGTTGGCCTTGATGGCCTGCTCGTAAGGGCCGATGGCCGCGGGCGCCTTGTTCGTATGGATCACTTCGATGGACATACTCTCTCCCTATAGACTGTTGGAATTCCTTGAAATCTACTAGAAACAGGAGGATGAAGTTAGACTTCCGCCGGAGCGACGAGCCATGAGGCTGATCACCGCCCACAAGATACTCATCGGGACGTCCGTCGTTTTCTTCATCTTCTTCAGCGGCTGGGAGCTGACGAACTTCCTCGGCGCCGGCGGGGGTTGGGCCCTGGCCCGGAGCATCCTCTACCTCGGCGTCGCCGGGGGCTTCGCCGTCTACTTCAGGACCCTCAAGAACAAGGTGCTGTGAAATGACGCCGGACCCCGATGCCTTCCTCGTCCCGGTCACCGAGGAGGAGATCCGCCGCGAGCGCCGGAAGGCTCGGGAGCTGCGCGAGAGCCAGTGGTGGAAGAACCGGACCAGCCAAGGCGTTTGCGCTCACTGCGGCGGCCGGTTCCCGCCGCGCGAGCTGACCATGGACCACCTCGTGCCCGTCATCCGTGGCGGGAAGAGCACCAAGGGCAACGTCGTGCCGAGTTGCAAGACTTGCAACACCGCCAGGAAACACAGCCTGCCGTTCTGATCCGCGGGGATTTGCAGCGTTTACTTGGGCAAGTAGTCGCTGCGCAATCGCAATATCCGGACAGTCCCGTGGAGGCCGTACTCGGTCACGTCGTCGAAGACGGCCTTGACCTTCTCGTTCGCCCAATACTTCCCGGCGTCTTCCATGCTGTCGAACTCGAACTCCACCACGCGGTGCGGTGATGCGCCGTAATAATCGTCGTAGGAGGTGATGCGCCGCACTTCGGCGGGAGCCGTGAGATCCTTGGCAACGCTGTTCACCCAGGCGATGTACTTGTCCTTGCCGCCCACGGGATAATCCACCGTGAAAACGTACTTCACGGCAGCCCGGCTCTTGGCGGCTTCCTGCCCGTGGGCCGCCGGCACTTCCAGGAACCAATGGGGTGCGAGCAGGGTGAGTGCGATCAGTCCGGCCGATGCCGCGGCAAGTTGCAGAGTCCGTCGATAGGTCATGGTGCGTTTCCTTTCGTTCGTGATCGATCAGCGGAGTTGTTGATGGATGGTTATTGATAACTGCGGGGTTGACCAGCGTCAATGGGGCCGTGGTCCCCGTGTGGGAATGGATCGGGTCGAGGCTCGTGGGCGCCGAAGTCCGGCGGCCGGCGGCCTCACGCCAGGGTCAACGCCGATCGCGCGGTGATGTAGGCCCCCAGCATCAACAGGCCCACAAAGAGAATCTGCCGGAAGCGCTCCTCGGAGAGCCGCTTGCGGATGCGCTGGCCGGCTGCCATGCCGAGGGCCGCGGGCGCCAGTGCCGCCCCGGACCAGGCGCCGAAGGACAGGTCGAGCACACCGTTGCCCCGGAGCGCCAAGGCCAGCGCCACCGTCGACAGCGTGAAGAATATGCCCATGGCCTGCACCAGCATGTCGCGGGAGAGGCCGATGGCCTGAAGGTACAGGACACCGGGCACGACGAAGGACCCGGTCATCCCGGTCACGACCCCGTTGACGATGCCGATCAAGGGGCCCCAGCAAGTCTCTTGCCGGGAGGTGAGCGTCATGCGCACACCGGCCAGATTCAGCCCCGCGTAAATCACCAGCAGCAGCCCCAGCAGTGCCGACAGCCACGCCAGGTCCACCCGCGCCAGCGCCAGGGCGCCGATCCACACCGTGCCGGTCGCCGTGACCAGGAAAGGCCAGATGCGCGACAGGATGGCGCGGCCGTTGCCGCCCACGGCCGCCTGCCAGACGTTGGTGGCAAAGGATGGCACCAACAGCAGCACCATGGCGGTGGTGAGGTCGAAGGCCACGGTCAGCAGGCCGAGGCTCACCGTGGGCAGGCCGAAGCCCACCAGACCCTTGACGCCGCCCGCGAGCAGGAAAACGGCGAAGATGATGGCGGCGGTCAGCGGGTCGGTCATGCCGGGGCGTTACAGGGCACCAGGCGGCACGGGTAGGAGCGGTGCGGCACCGAGCCGGTGATGGGGTCGATGACGTCGTTGTCGATGATGAGATTGACGTTTGCACCCGCGGCGCTGAAAGGGTCGTAGCCCGGTAGCCCCAGATCGGGGCAGCCCTGCCACCAGCCGTGCATGACGCGCACGACTCCGCGGGGAAGCTCGGTGTTGAGATGCGCTTTCATGGTGACGGCGGCCACTTTCGTCTCCACGCGTACCGGCGCCCGCGCCGCAATGCCGAGACCCGTGGCATCCTCGGGATGGATCTCCACCAGCGGCTCCGGGGTCTTGGCCCGCAGCGACGGCACCGACCGGTGCTGTCCGTGGCAGAAGTTGATGGCCTTGGCGGTGGTCAGGGTGAACGGATAGTCGCGCACTACCTCGCCGCCGAACCCGGACTCGCTCGGGGTGAAGTCGGGCAGCGGCGCGTAGCCCTGCTCCTGAAACGGGATGGAGTAGATCTCCACCAGCCGCGAGCGCGTGTCGAACCCTTTCTCCAGGTACTTGCGGTAGCGCGTTTCCCTGGGCAAGGACAGACCGCCCGGGTGCTCCTTCAGCTCCGCCACGGTGATGCCGGCGGGTTCCAGCATGTAGTCCAGCGCCGCCTCCCGGTCGCCGTGCCAGAAGTGTTCGTCGAAGCCCATCCTGCCGGCGAGGTCGAAGAGGATGTCGGCGTCGGAGCGGCACTCGTGTTGCGGCGGCACCACCGGCGCCCGGTACTGCAACCACGTGCTCGTGGCCGCCCCCTGGTCGAAGGAGCCCTTCACGTGCCAGTCCTCCCAGGAGGTGGCCGCGGGCAGAAGGAAGTCGGCGTAGCGCCCCGCCGGGGTCTCGTAGAAGTCGGTCTGCACGTAGAGGTCGAGTTCCTGGAGCGCGCGCCGTCCCCGGAGCGTATCGCCGTTGGCCATGATGATGTCCCCGCCGAAGCTGAGAAACCCTTTCAGCGGGTAGGGTTCGCCGTCGAGCACCGCACGGTAGGCTTCATAGGCCTGCACCCGGCCGGTGGCCACGGGCCCCAGAGGCCGGGCGTCGAGCCCGAGCCGCTTCCGGGCCTGTTCCTTGGGGAGGAACTTCCGTCCGTCCATCCCGTTGACCGGCGTCTTGGCGAAGCGCACGTTGCCGCCGGGCCGGTCGAGGTTCCCGGTAAGGCTGTAGAACAGGCACACCGCGCGGTTGGTCTGCATGGCGTTGGCGTGCTGTTCCAGCCCGTTGTAGCTGTAGTAGCAGCCCGGCGGGGTGTCGCCGAACAGCCGCACCGCGCGCCGCG
Encoded proteins:
- a CDS encoding molybdopterin-dependent oxidoreductase; this encodes MTSKIRTYCAMSKSRCGVVATVEDGRFVRLEPDADHPNRGICIKGQAAPELVYDPERLRWPLRRTNPKSDPDPGWVRVGWDEAMAEIAERLGTLRERYGAESVFFYRGASGGSASAEYEPWLIRFASLFGSPNTVSTGHICSWHKDNGSRYTYGSGIPNPDFENTACILLWGHNPNASWPTQAIRVSAARKRGAKLIVIDPRAIPLTRKADLWLKVRPGTDGLLALSFLNVMLAEGLYDGAFVRDWTNARLLVREASGEMLTQDAVVAGGSHERYGVWDEAADGLMFHDPANPTAVSRPAIGGSFEVRLADGAIERVTPVFELLKRHLNRYAPEDTAEATGVDPDLARRAVRLFGDTPPGCYYSYNGLEQHANAMQTNRAVCLFYSLTGNLDRPGGNVRFAKTPVNGMDGRKFLPKEQARKRLGLDARPLGPVATGRVQAYEAYRAVLDGEPYPLKGFLSFGGDIIMANGDTLRGRRALQELDLYVQTDFYETPAGRYADFLLPAATSWEDWHVKGSFDQGAATSTWLQYRAPVVPPQHECRSDADILFDLAGRMGFDEHFWHGDREAALDYMLEPAGITVAELKEHPGGLSLPRETRYRKYLEKGFDTRSRLVEIYSIPFQEQGYAPLPDFTPSESGFGGEVVRDYPFTLTTAKAINFCHGQHRSVPSLRAKTPEPLVEIHPEDATGLGIAARAPVRVETKVAAVTMKAHLNTELPRGVVRVMHGWWQGCPDLGLPGYDPFSAAGANVNLIIDNDVIDPITGSVPHRSYPCRLVPCNAPA
- a CDS encoding HNH endonuclease; the encoded protein is MTPDPDAFLVPVTEEEIRRERRKARELRESQWWKNRTSQGVCAHCGGRFPPRELTMDHLVPVIRGGKSTKGNVVPSCKTCNTARKHSLPF
- a CDS encoding sulfite exporter TauE/SafE family protein, which codes for MTDPLTAAIIFAVFLLAGGVKGLVGFGLPTVSLGLLTVAFDLTTAMVLLLVPSFATNVWQAAVGGNGRAILSRIWPFLVTATGTVWIGALALARVDLAWLSALLGLLLVIYAGLNLAGVRMTLTSRQETCWGPLIGIVNGVVTGMTGSFVVPGVLYLQAIGLSRDMLVQAMGIFFTLSTVALALALRGNGVLDLSFGAWSGAALAPAALGMAAGQRIRKRLSEERFRQILFVGLLMLGAYITARSALTLA
- a CDS encoding RidA family protein gives rise to the protein MSIEVIHTNKAPAAIGPYEQAIKANGFVYTAGQIALVPETGELVAGGVEDQARRVLDNVTAVLEAAGTSWDNAVKTTIYLNDMADFGAVNAIYEGYLGSSKPARTTVAVAGLPKAALVEVDVVALA